The Deferribacter desulfuricans SSM1 genome contains a region encoding:
- a CDS encoding DUF4402 domain-containing protein: MKKFAKVLTLAMVMSVLATAAFAASATGTATLDVIQALTITKNQDLNLGQVVQGDATGATVATTDANAASFTVTGQANAALSVTVDSSVTLDDGSGNTINVSLTNDATSPALDATGSYTFHVGGSTGPIASSQPVGTYTGTFNVTVDYQ; the protein is encoded by the coding sequence ATGAAGAAATTTGCAAAAGTACTTACTTTAGCTATGGTAATGTCTGTTTTAGCAACTGCGGCATTTGCTGCATCAGCTACTGGTACTGCAACACTTGATGTTATTCAAGCTCTTACTATTACCAAAAATCAAGATTTGAATCTTGGGCAAGTAGTTCAAGGTGATGCTACTGGTGCAACTGTAGCCACAACTGACGCTAATGCTGCTAGTTTTACTGTAACTGGACAAGCTAATGCTGCACTATCTGTAACAGTAGATTCTTCAGTTACTCTTGATGATGGTTCAGGTAATACTATTAATGTTTCTTTAACAAATGATGCTACATCACCAGCACTTGATGCAACTGGTTCATACACTTTTCATGTAGGTGGTTCTACTGGTCCAATTGCTTCTTCACAACCAGTTGGAACATATACTGGTACATTTAATGTTACTGTAGATTATCAATAA